The following proteins are co-located in the Candidatus Eremiobacteraceae bacterium genome:
- the nth gene encoding endonuclease III produces the protein MAARPAARPRSRRARRAQPDSNARRPSLTKAQRDAAILERLRHEYARAEIALDFGDTFQLLVAVILSAQCTDARVNMVTPALFTRYPTAEAMAAAEPHDIEPLIKTCGLFTTKAKNIVAASRMIVEHHGGEVPQTMDELLELPGVGRKTANVVLAVAFAQEAIAVDTHVFRVANRTGLTRARTPAQSERQLQKVVPKAWWSRAHQWLIHHGRQVCHARNPECARCVLVDLCPSAKRFLKAEAARAQIKKRIVKG, from the coding sequence GTGGCTGCACGACCTGCTGCGCGACCTCGAAGCCGACGGGCTCGTCGCGCTCAACCGGACTCGAACGCGCGTCGCCCTTCCCTGACCAAAGCTCAGCGCGACGCCGCCATACTCGAACGCCTGCGCCACGAATATGCACGGGCCGAGATCGCGCTCGACTTCGGCGACACGTTCCAGCTGCTCGTGGCCGTGATACTCTCCGCCCAGTGCACCGATGCACGTGTCAACATGGTGACGCCCGCGCTCTTCACGCGTTACCCGACCGCCGAAGCGATGGCCGCGGCGGAGCCGCACGACATCGAACCGCTCATCAAGACCTGCGGGCTCTTCACCACCAAAGCCAAGAACATCGTCGCGGCGAGCCGCATGATCGTCGAACACCACGGCGGCGAAGTGCCGCAGACGATGGACGAACTGCTCGAGCTGCCCGGCGTCGGGCGCAAGACGGCCAACGTCGTGCTGGCGGTCGCATTCGCACAAGAGGCCATCGCGGTGGACACACACGTCTTCCGCGTCGCCAACCGCACCGGCCTCACGCGAGCGCGCACGCCGGCGCAATCCGAACGCCAGCTCCAGAAAGTCGTGCCGAAGGCGTGGTGGTCGCGCGCGCACCAGTGGCTGATCCACCACGGCCGACAAGTGTGCCACGCGCGAAATCCGGAATGCGCTCGATGCGTGCTCGTGGATCTGTGTCCGAGCGCGAAGCGCTTCTTGAAGGCGGAAGCCGCGCGCGCT